In Penaeus monodon isolate SGIC_2016 chromosome 15, NSTDA_Pmon_1, whole genome shotgun sequence, a genomic segment contains:
- the LOC119582378 gene encoding uncharacterized protein LOC119582378, producing MRNSKITATARSPKGHRPSPSVNLRDNKGGKQTVECVNKGLNTIPPGIDPGTQVLDMTGNSLVILSHEKFKVMKLTNLQRIYVSRCKLVQLDDAAFRGLTNLVELDLSNNELTLVPAAALEHVPGLMRLQLSNNPITKIKDGSFKSLKYLSTLEMTSCAIQTLEPRAFQGLDQLEWLKLDANQLQSIPHKMMLPKSLHGIDLHNNLWKCDCHLLQLRTWLVKYNVPSSIEPKCSSPPRLQREVIKNVHPDEFACPPEVRPTSFYLDTMEGKNVSFECHVTAEPAARIFWRFNGQSLENSSFAYDESSSFYIFEESGTNDDRVSHLRIEWVTEAHAGVFQCLAENQAGLVISNFTLRISQPIVEPVEENFVVDYMMYIGVALVSLVALVIILLCVLIIRCCRRRSTTHEKVTGSPGVSGNGRPKEGQAPTTNNMPKYIQMGTPAPKVNGISSDPPPISVIDSSPYRSEPTGAPAHPNPDLISDAADDRGKPTKKRVSILGVEEVDACGQRTTRKLDDIIEEFEDGYDPTYDQLHPPSDHENHHSNHSNPYSTIPRRRDPEPTNPYPLTEIPPPEEMNQGSRFYDVDGFPVDYGLPRNGNGNGNGQGLSSSYNSLPTDTIPVYATARRTRPGSAPRPELMHDQKYPEEYRLHSHDPHYHPPDGRYPQAYGLVPEKFSDPTNGSCEFCPPPPVHPDFTTEPGGRIGGDGCSFDNLLSSCGGGSQCCYAEQSGRLYDNSLPENYRPLDPEPPPPEGWGDQDQETVNLSTWCEHPESPGTRVLYSPDETYPDQQPPQGTQV from the exons GGCGGGAAGCAGACGGTAGAGTGTGTGAACAAGGGTCTGAACACTATCCCCCCTGGCATTGACCCCGGTACGCAGGTGCTCGACATGACGGGGAATTCTCTAGTCATCCTTTCGCATGAGAAGTTTAAG GTGATGAAGCTGACGAACCTGCAGCGCATCTATGTGTCACGGTGCAAGTTGGTGCAGCTGGACGACGCCGCTTTCCGGGGCCTCACGAATCTGGTGGAGCTGGACCTGAGCAATAATGAGCTGACTTTGGTCCCTGCGGCGGCCCTGGAGCACGTCCCGGGCCTCATGCGACTCCAGCTGTCCAACAATCCTATCACCAAGATCAAGGACGGCTCATTCAAGAGCCTGAAGTATCTCAGTACTTTGGAAATGACGTCTTGCGCGATACAAACGCTGGAGCCCCGAGCCTTTCAGGGTCTCGACCAGCTGGAGTGGCTCAAGCTGGATGCCAACCAGCTGCAGTCCATACCGCACAAGATGATGCTGCCCAAATCCCTGCACGGCATTGACCTTCACAACAATCTTTGGAAGTGTGACTGTCACCTGCTGCAGCTGCGAACGTGGCTCGTCAAATACAACGTCCCATCGTCCATTGAGCCCAAGTGCTCGTCGCCCCCGAGGCTGCAAAGGGAAGTCATCAAGAACGTCCATCCAGACGAATTTGCATGTCCTCCGGAAGTCAGACCCACTTCCTTTTACTTGGACACCATGGAGGGTAAAAATGTGTCGTTCGAGTGTCATGTGACGGCCGAGCCTGCAGCTCGTATTTTCTGGAGGTTTAATGGCCAGTCACTAGAAAATAGTTCCTTTGCATATGATGAGAGTTcgtctttttatatatttgaagaaAGTGGCACTAACGACGATCGAGTCAGTCACCTTCGGATCGAGTGGGTGACGGAGGCCCACGCCGGAGTGTTCCAGTGTTTAGCAGAGAATCAGGCAGGACTTGTCATCTCGAATTTCACGCTAAGGATCAGTCAGCCGATAGTGGAACCTGTAGAAGAGAACTTTGTCGTGGACTACATGATGTATATAGGGGTCGCCCTCGTATCTCTTGTAGCTTTAGTCATCATTCTTTTATGCGTCCTCATCATCCGTTGTTGTCGCCGACGATCAACAACCCATGAGAAAGTTACTGGGTCTCCTGGTGTGTCAGGTAATGGCCGCCCTAAAGAAGGGCAAGCTCCAACGACTAATAACATGCCCAAGTATATTCAGATGGGCACTCCAGCCCCCAAGGTCAACGGCATATCTTCTGATCCTCCTCCTATCTCTGTGATCGACTCCTCACCGTACCGCTCTGAGCCCACCGGTGCTCCAGCCCACCCGAACCCCGATCTGATATCAGACGCTGCAGACGACCGCGGGAAGCCCACCAAGAAGCGAGTCAGCATTCTCGGGGTAGAGGAGGTAGATGCATGCGGTCAGAGAACCACGCGGAAGCTTGACGATATCATTGAGGAGTTTGAGGATGGTTATGATCCGACATACGACCAGCTCCATCCTCCAAGCGACCATGAGAACCATCACTCCAACCATTCCAACCCGTACTCGACCATCCCACGTCGAAGGGACCCGGAGCCCACGAACCCATACCCACTTACTGAGATTCCACCTCCGGAGGAGATGAACCAAGGTTCTCGCTTCTATGACGTTGATGGATTCCCAGTAGACTATGGGTTACCTCGTAATGGAAACGGTAATGGCAATGGTCAAGGGTTGTCTTCGAGTTATAATTCATTGCCGACGGATACGATACCCGTCTATGCGACTGCTAGACGCACAAGACCCGGCAGTGCCCCTCGACCTGAGCTCATGCACGACCAGAAGTATCCTGAGGAGTACCGCCTACATAGCCACGACCCGCACTATCACCCTCCAGATGGCCGATACCCTCAGGCCTATGGGCTGGTTCCAGAGAAATTCAGCGACCCTACCAATGGATCCTGTGAGTTCTGCCCACCGCCTCCTGTGCATCCCGATTTCACCACCGAACCAGGAGGAAGAATCGGGGGCGACGGCTGCAGCTTTGACAATCTCCTCTCGTCATGTGGAGGGGGGAGTCAGTGTTGCTATGCGGAGCAGAGCGGACGACTCTATGACAATTCCCTCCCCGAGAACTACCGACCTCTTGATCCTGAGCCACCACCACCTGAGGGCTGGGGCGATCAGGACCAGGAGACCGTCAACCTGAGCACCTGGTGTGAGCACCCAGAGTCTCCGGGCACTCGAGTTCTCTACTCTCCGGATGAAACGTACCCCGACCAGCAACCTCCACAGGGCACCCAAGTGTGA